The genome window CCTGTCTGGTTGTAGTTCATCCtcaccactgctgcctgggtgagCAGGCCAGGCTTGCGAGGCCCTGCCTCTAGTCAGTTAGTGGCCAAGCTGGGCCTGTGGCAGACATGTCAGGTGTCACGTTGTTCCTGGCAGCTGCCTGGCCTCTTCTGAAACTGCCTCTTGTATTGGCAGGAAAAGGAGAAGGCCCAGTTGGCAGCAGAAGCTCTAAAGCAGGCGAATCGTAGTGTTTCTGGAAGCCGGGAGCTGAGGCCTGCCAGGGAGAGGCTCTTGGAGTGGCCCGACCGGGAGCTGGATCGGGTCAACAACTTTCTGAGCAGCCGTTTACAGGAGATCAAGAACACTGTCAAGGACTCCATCCGCACCAGCCTCAGTGTGTGTGAGCTCAGCATGGACAGCGATGGCTTCTCTAAGGAGGGGGCCGCTGAGCCCGAGCCCCCAGGTCTGCCCCCCTCAAACCTCAGTGGCTCCTCAGAGCAACGGCCTGACATCAACCTTGACCTGTCCCCTTTGACTTTGGGCTCCCCTCAGAACCACATGTTACAAGCTCCAGGCGAGCCGGCCCCACCGTGGGCAGAAATGAGAAGTCCTCACCCACCGTGGATGGAGGTGAGGGGCCCCCCTCCCGGAATCACCCCTGAGAATGGGCTAGTAAGGAGACTCAACACCGTGCCCAGCCTGTCCCGGGTGATCTGGGTCAAGACACCCAAGCCAGGACACCCCAGCTCTGAGGAGCCAAGCCCCAAGGAGGTCCCCAGTTGCAAGCAGGAGCTGCCTGAGCCAGTGGCCTCAGGTGGGAAGCCACGGAAGGGCAAGAGACAGGGCAGTCAGGCCAAGAAGAGTGAAGTGAGCCCAGCGCCCCAGTCCCCAGCCTGCCTGGAGGCTCCCAGTGCCAAGGGCCAGATCCCCAACCCCAGGCAGCCAGGCAAGGCCCCAGAGCCTCCCAAAGTGGGCACCTGTGCCGAGGCTGGAGAGGGGAACCGGGGGACCCGACCAGGACCAGGCTGGGCTGGCAGCCCCAAAGCTGACAAGGAGAAGGGCAGCTCCTGGCGAAACTGGCCAGGCGAGGCCAAAGCTCGGCCTCGGGAGCAGGAGTCTGTGCAGCCCCCGGGCCCAGCAAGGCCGCAGAGCTTGCCGCAGGGCAAGGGCCGGAGCCGCCGCAGCCGCCACAAGCAGGAGAAGCCAGCCTCCTCCTGGGGTGAGTGCGCCAGGAACCGAGCGACTGCTCCCCCACCCAGCCAGGCCACGGGGCGGAGGGCAGTCCTCACGGGTGAGCAGCACCGCCCTGAGAGCGTGATCCCAGGGGCCTGGCTGTGCGCCCTGAGCCCTCCTGGCTGTGTCTTCCTAGACGATGTGTTCCTGCCCAAGGACGTGGAAGGGGTGGAGATGGATGAGACTGACCGGGAGGTGGAGTACTTCAAGAGGTAGGTGTGGGGCCCGCCCACTGTGCCGCTCATGGTGGGCGCCAGGACCCACCCACACCAAGGTCTCGCCCTCAGCCCTGTGCCCTTGCAGGGAGAGCTGCTCCAGGCCCTCCCGGCTCTCCCACCGGCCTGTGTGCTGCAACGCAGGCAGCCGGGATGATCCCGCAGGACAGGTCACCTGGGAAGGTACAAGGGATGGAAAGCAGGAGGCGTGTCAGGCCCCAAGAACCAGGGCTTTCTCCAGGTTTATCACCTGCACTTCCTCTGCTCTGCCTGGGCTGAGCTCTGGGGGCAGAGGCAATAAAACACAGTCTGTCCAGATGGGGGGAGAGCCACAAACATACAGTCCAGTGATGAGTGAGTGTCCTTAGAGGAGTAAGGGCACAGGGCTAGGGCCTGGCGGTGGTCAGGGCAGCCCTCCCAGGAGAGGCGGCAGCCAGCTGAAACCTGAGGAAGAGGAATGAGGGAGCCAGGTAAAATGGAAAGGGCGTTCATGACAGTGGGGCCAGCACATACAGGGTTTGAGAGCAAAAGAATCACGTTGTCTGTGGGGAACAGAAGGCATCCCAGCACAGCTAGAGTTAAACTCTGGGGGAGGAGGCTGTGTCCTGAGGCAGTGTCACTCTTCCACACTGTTCCCTGGGTTTGTAGGTGCCTCGTCCAGGAAGTCCCCATGCCAACACCTGGGAGCCAGAGAGGTTGTGCAGAGCTGACCTGTTTTCTTTAGTGACCAGGACACATGCGTCTAGAAGAGGGaccagcagggaggggagggaaccTCTGATTGTGCTTCCCTGGCATCTGCCAAACCCGACAGGTTCTGTTTGGATTCTGCAAAGCAGACACGTCAGAAGGTTGCTGTGAACTGGACCAACTTCAGCCTCAAGAAAACCACTCCCAGCACAGCTCAGTGAGGTATAGACTGTGTTGCGTGCAACCCTTCTTTCCCACACTCTTGCCACTTTCTGTGTCCCTGCTGGGCCATTTCATGCTCTGGGGCACAGGGGGTTGGACTGGGGCTTGGCAGGCCCTACCTCTTCTCCTGAGAGCCCCCACTTCCTGTGTTCCTGAAGGTTCCTTCTGCACTGCTGTCCCCTGGGGTGTCACTGCTGGGCCTCTACTTTCCTTACCAGCTGCCTCCCAAAGTGCCCAGGCGGCCGTGGGCCTCAGagggctgcccccacccctgacaTGATCAGCCTCAGGGTTGAATCTCACCTGGCCTGGCGTGGCTCCGCCATACAAACTACCAGGGTGCTTCCCAGCTACAGCCATACAAAAAGGGGCCAACGTTGAGGGAGCAGCGAGAGGTCAGCCAAGCTAACCAAGGCCTCGGAGGTCATTTAGGCGTGAAGGAATTGGTGGGCCCACTCCCCAAACAGGGCGGGTTCCAGGAGGAAGTAGGTAGCAACGCTGCCTCCTGGAAGAAGAAAGAGCTTGGCTGCCAGCGGGGCCctggcctcccctcccagccacctGCAGGAGTCCTCTCTGTGAAATACTGATATATCAGATGGTGTTCTGGGCTGAAGGTAGTAGGCGGTGGGCTGAGAACTGAGGGCAGAGGAGAAAGCTGGCTTGCTGGCCTTGGTCCTGGTCTTGGGGCTTAATGGCTGTGCAGTGCCACACTCGGCACTAAGCTACGTCCCTGGGGTCAGGCATTTTCTTATTCTGTCTGGCATCCACACAGCTGCCCTTAAAGCGATAGGAAGCTGGGGCAGGTGGGCTGAGGTTGAGCTCAGGGACCCCCtcccagacccctcccccaggaggtatcctcacctcctcctctctccagtgCCAGGGCAACAGACTTCCTGGACCCGTGGCAGAGTCCCCCATTCCCCTTTTGGGTCAAGATCTCCCCTGGCTCCACCTTGGCACTGGCCTCAGCTTCCCAGGGGCAGTCTTCAGGGCTAGGCTCCCTGTGGCTCCCTTGGCTCCCTTGTGCTACCCCCGAGTCAGCACTGTCCTTAGACTTGCCTCGGCTCCTCTGCCCTGTGGGCCTGAGCTCCCTGATGCTTTGTCAGACCGAGATGTCCCTGCCTGCAGGAGCTTCCGCCAAGGCCAGGGTGCCTTCTTGCCTTTCTTCTTCAGCTCCACAGGAACCAGGAGTTACAGGGACCCCACACACTTTGATCTGTTGCCCCTCCTCCCACAGTGCAGTACCCCATCGTCTAGGAAACCTCACAGCCATTTTCTCCCCACCTGCTCTCGGCTAATTGCTTTCCTAAGATAAGGGATGCTCCCCACCAATAAGTGCTCTCCTTCGACCTTTTCTACCCTCCTCAGAGTGTGGTTGTGAGCCCCGGGTGGTGCATGAGGGAGCAGTGCTGGCCCAGCCTTGGGACCCACCCCGGGCTCTGTACTGGAGCCTGAGGCAGCAGTCTGAGTGCATAGGTGAAGTCTCCACTGTCTGTCACCAGGCGAGCACATGCCAGAGGCTGGGCTCTTCCTCCATCCTGGCCTGGGAGATGTGCTGCAGCAGAGGGTCATGGGCTCCTCGAGGATTGTTCCCACATTCCTTGCAATTTAGGACAATGTTCACTGGGACCAGGGCTCCGTCCCCCAACTGGGTCTTAACCTTCATCGTCTGCTGGAGGTGATGGAGAAAGTCTGTTCAGTGTTTTCATCCCGGGGAACAAAAAGAGCAGGTCACTGTTCCTGCCTCCGTGTGGAGACCCAAAGCCAGCGCGGGGAGGCCGGGGTGGGACCATTGCTCACCATGTGGCCATGCCCTCTGTTTTCTCAGCCTCTGCCAGATGAGCTTCTTCAGGGTGTTCTGAGACCCCGACTGCCAGCTGAAGGTCTACAGTTTTCTCCTCCACATCCCCACCCACCTGCCCGAGACTTCCCCAGTCCCTGCCATCTCGGACCAACCAAAAGCTGAACGGATGCCACGCGTGCTGGGGCCCCTCAGGACCTTTGCAGAGCGCTTCCTGGTGCTACGCGGCCTCCACACTTGAGAGCCCCGGGGGCTGGGCTGGCCTGTGGGCTTGGGGGCTGATGGTACTGCTGGCCCAACACTGctctttgtgtttggttttttgttttactttttttttttcaattctttactTTTGATACTGTGAAGATCTTTCCTGCCGAAAGATAAAGCA of Vicugna pacos chromosome 22, VicPac4, whole genome shotgun sequence contains these proteins:
- the FAM193B gene encoding protein FAM193B isoform X5 encodes the protein MPKLVKNLLGEMPLWVCQSCRKSMEEDERQTGREHAVAISLSHTSCKSQSCGGDSHSSSSSSSSSSSSSSSCHGNSGDWDPSSFLSAHKLSGLWNSPHSSGAMLGSSLGSPPAIPGEVFPISEHHRHSDLTAPPNSPTGHHPQPASLIPSHPGSFGSPPHPHLLPTAPAAPFPAQVSECPVAVAAAPHTPGPCQSPHLPSTSMPLLKMPPPFSGCSHPCSGHCSGHCGGPLLPPPSSQQLPSSHSRDPGCKGHKFTHSGLACQLPQPCEADEGLGEEEDSSSERSSCTSSSTHQRDGKFCDCCYCEFFGHNAPPAAPTSRNYTEIREKLRSRLTRRKEELPMKGGALGGIPGEPAVDHRDVDELLEFINSTEPKVPNSARAAKRARHKLKKKEKEKAQLAAEALKQANRSVSGSRELRPARERLLEWPDRELDRVNNFLSSRLQEIKNTVKDSIRTSLSVCELSMDSDGFSKEGAAEPEPPGLPPSNLSGSSEQRPDINLDLSPLTLGSPQNHMLQAPGEPAPPWAEMRSPHPPWMEVRGPPPGITPENGLVRRLNTVPSLSRVIWVKTPKPGHPSSEEPSPKEVPSCKQELPEPVASGGKPRKGKRQGSQAKKSEVSPAPQSPACLEAPSAKGQIPNPRQPGKAPEPPKVGTCAEAGEGNRGTRPGPGWAGSPKADKEKGSSWRNWPGEAKARPREQESVQPPGPARPQSLPQGKGRSRRSRHKQEKPASSWDDVFLPKDVEGVEMDETDREVEYFKRFCLDSAKQTRQKVAVNWTNFSLKKTTPSTAQ